The genomic segment ACATAAGTAACAAAGCCAATTAGAATGAAAATTGATGTTTTTAATGCTCTCTGAATTCCTGCGACTATGATTTACGTTTGGAATAAATTTAAGAAAACGGAAAGCTTTAAATACACGCAACACCCTAAATACAAGTAGAAAGCTTACATCTAGCATGTCAAGATTAAAAGCAAAGGTTATCAAGGCAGGTACAGAAACTAAAATCAGAAAGAAATCTAATTTGTTCCAATTTGATGCAAAATAATGAGTAATTCCATTGGCTTTTAATTTAATTAGAAGCTCAATAATGAAAAGCGCAGTAATTGAATTATCTGCTATTGAAATTAAAAATCTATCATGTTGAGAAACAGTGTAACCGC from the Bacteroidales bacterium genome contains:
- a CDS encoding ion transporter; this translates as MVRKLFLNDKFILLLILLNTVFIFLGGYTVSQHDRFLISIADNSITALFIIELLIKLKANGITHYFASNWNKLDFFLILVSVPALITFAFNLDMLDVSFLLVFRVLRVFKAFRFLKFIPNVNHSRRNSESIKNINFHSNWLCYLCFSNRYFVVSFV